From a single Lolium rigidum isolate FL_2022 chromosome 7, APGP_CSIRO_Lrig_0.1, whole genome shotgun sequence genomic region:
- the LOC124669958 gene encoding probable amidase At4g34880, translating to MAWLQLQALAAVLALVAANGASHGFEFHEATVEAIHLGFSNGSLTSTALVQFYLDQISRLNPLLRAVIEVNPDALRQAARADAQRASSGGQLTGGLHGIPVLLKDNIATLDALNTTAGSLALLGSVVKRDAGVVVRLRQAGAVVLGKANPSEWSNFRTVDSGWSARGGQSLNPYVLSSTPCGSSAGPGVAAAANMAAVTLGTETDGSILCPSSWNSIVGIKPTVGLTSRSGVIPITPRQDTVGPMCRTVSDAVQVLDTIVGYDAFDAAATGAASKYIPAGGYVQFLKQDGLRGKRIGVPNGFFQGYGEAELRVYQQHLDTMRNHGAVVIENLDVAANLTALAVDIASNEFMAVRAEFKLSLNAYLADLRYSPVRSLADVIAFNNANPVQERLKDFGQRNLIAAENTHGIGSVERAAIRRLEELSANGLERLMKEQQLDAIVTPNSSASSLRAIGGHPGIVVPAGYGEQGVPFGICFSGLQGYEPRLIEIAYAFEQATNVRRPPMFKP from the exons ATGGCTTGGCTGCAGCTCCAAGCTCTTGCGGCCGTCTTGGCCCTGGTCGCAGCAAATGGCGCATCACACGGCTTCGAGTTCCACGAGGCCACCGTGGAGGCCATCCACCTCGGCTTCAGTAACGGCAGCCTCACCTCGACGGCGCTCGTCCAGTTCTACCTGGACCAGATCAGCCGCCTCAACCCGCTACTTCGCGCCGTTATCGAGGTCAACCCGGACGCGCTCCGTCAGGCGGCGCGCGCCGATGCTCAGCGCGCGTCCTCCGGCGGCCAGCTGACCGGTGGGCTGCATGGCATCCCCGTGCTTCTCAAGGACAACATCGCGACCCTCGACGCGCTGAACACGACGGCCGGCTCCTTGGCTCTCCTCGGCTCCGTTGTCAAGCGGGACGCCGGCGTGGTGGTCCGGCTCCGGCAGGCCGGCGCCGTGGTGCTCGGCAAGGCCAACCCCTCCGAGTGGTCCAACTTCCGCACCGTCGACTCCGGGTGGAGCGCCCGCGGCGGCCAGTCGCTG AACCCGTACGTTCTGTCGTCCACCCCATGCGGGTCAAGCGCCGGGCCGGGCGTCGCGGCGGCGGCAAACATGGCGGCGGTGACGCTGGGCACGGAGACCGACGGCTCCATACTCTGCCCGTCATCGTGGAACTCCATTGTCGGGATCAAGCCTACTGTCGGGCTCACCAGCCGGTCCGGGGTCATTCCCATCACCCCTAGGCAGGACACCGTCGG ACCGATGTGTCGGACGGTGTCGGACGCGGTGCAGGTGCTTGACACCATTGTCGGCTACGACGCGTTCGATGCCGCAGCCACCGGAGCAGCATCCAAGTACATCCCGGCTGGAGGGTACGTGCAGTTCTTGAAGCAAGATGGGCTGAGAGGTAAGAGAATCGGCGTCCCCAATGGCTTCTTCCAAGGATACGGGGAGGCGGAACTGAGGGTGTACCAGCAGCACCTCGACACAATGAG GAATCACGGGGCCGTGGTGATCGAGAACCTTGACGTGGCAGCCAATTTGACCGCTCTGGCGGTTGATATTGCTTCCAACGAGTTCATGGCAGTGCGGGCAGAGTTCAAGCTGAGTCTGAACGCGTACCTGGCAGATCTGAGGTACTCCCCGGTCCGCTCGCTTGCAGACGTCATAGCTTTCAACAATGCAAATCCTGTCCAG GAGAGGCTGAAAGATTTCGGACAGCGCAATCTTATCGCAGCGGAAAACACACATGGCATTGGATCTGTGGAGAGAGCTGCGATTCGACGGCTGGAGGAGCTGTCCGCTAATGGGCTTGAGAGGCTGATGAAGGAGCAGCAGCTGGACGCGATCGTGACGCCCAACAGCAGCGCCTCCAGCCTTCGCGCCATTGGCGGCCACCCCGGCATCGTTGTGCCCGCGGGGTATGGCGAGCAGGGAGTCCCATTCGGCATATGCTTCAGCGGGCTGCAGGGGTACGAACCCAGGCTCATCGAGATTGCTTACGCCTTCGAGCAAGCTACCAACGTGAGAAGGCCACCGATGTTCAAGCCCTAG